One window of Athalia rosae chromosome 2, iyAthRosa1.1, whole genome shotgun sequence genomic DNA carries:
- the LOC125499966 gene encoding uncharacterized protein LOC125499966, producing MAKFAIALCILATVCGTQAGFSGFMSTLIGQGPEKQLKSLTAKAEGSLSDLQASWSRYLKISSDLLILIEDTANDAIERCVTEMNELFARGNLSEADIALCTNTTELEIMLAKITDPKADCVEAKSSEVEAIYHELTNQLQDLITTSNDALASIKSECGFWKFYSCQSRIAQPVLNKNKTTVNDLIAESEKIRKEIAELPKKLPDCFDTHALQRIVVKLSAVYADAEKCMNNAKANSNAKIVS from the exons ATGGCTAAGTTCGCAATCGCTCTGTGCATCCTGGCTACTGTCTGT GGCACTCAAGCAGGCTTCTCCGGCTTCATGTCTACGTTGATAGGCCAAGGCCCGGAAAAGCAGCTCAAGTCGTTGACTGCCAAAGCTGAGGGGAGCTTGTCCGATCTGCAGGCGAGTTGGTCAAGATACTTGAAGATATCATCCGACTTGCTGATACTGATCGAGGATACCGCGAACGATGCGATAGAGCGG TGCGTTACGGAAATGAATGAACTGTTCGCTCGCGGAAACCTATCAGAGGCGGACATCGCGTTGTGCACCAACACCACCGAGCTAGAAATTATGCTAGCGAAAATCACGGACCCTAAAGCAGACTGCGTCGAGGCAAAATCGAGTGAAGTTGAGGCGATCTACCACGAACTGACGAATCAATTGCAAGATCTGATCACTACTTCTAATGACGCGTTGGCATCGATAAAAAGCGAATGTGgcttttggaaattttactCCTGCCAATCGAGA ATCGCTCAACCAGTGCTGAACAAAAACAAGACAACCGTGAATGATTTGATCGCCGAGTCGGAAAAGATTCGCAAAGAAATCGCTGAACTGCCTAAAAAACTACCAGACTGCTTCGACACGCATGCCCTCCAGAGAATCGTCGTCAAACTATCGGCGGTATACGCGGATGCCGAGAAGTGCATGAACAATGCAAAGGCCAACAGTAACGCTAAAATTGTATCGTAA